The Mangifera indica cultivar Alphonso chromosome 12, CATAS_Mindica_2.1, whole genome shotgun sequence DNA window atatttttatattttctttattcgATAATCCACTCTGTTTACTTCTCTGTGTCACAATCAAATATGGTGGATCCCAGTGCTGATATGCGCTTTATAATTTGTTATGTTACTAGGGAATTGAATCTGAACTTGTTTCGAAGTTATTCAGCAGCAAACAATTTGTAAGTTACCTCTTTTGGCCTTTTGGCTTAAGTGAGCCTTAGCAACCAATGCATCAAGAAGTTCGCTCGTATCATTCATTTTATCATCCAATCATCATCTCCACTTGTTTGTCTTCTAAGATCTTATAGATTTAGAGGAGCCAGATTCTTGAGCATGAAACTGTCAATTTGCACGTTTGCCAAGTGAGGCAGAGGCCTATACTAGATTATAGTGGCAATTTTGGCCCGAATTTAGAGCCTTGACCCTCCCCGACCTTGATAAGGAGGGGATTCCCCAATAGAAATAGGGAAGGGGACGGGGatgaggataaaaaaaattctcgTAATTGAGGACTGTGATACATGTGTCTCCGCCCCGCCCTTGTCCCCACCCCTTTGTATTAATATCTTtgcttaaaatactaacatatttttatagttttagattatttacatttttgttgcacATATTAAGATGGTTAATGTATGATATTTGCGACTTTTGAAATAataagttgattttaattttacttaatctttttatttcacatatttatgttgtgtttagaaGGTACGAggaggggattttttttttttgtggataTGGAAAGAGGATTTTTCCCTCaaggatggggaggggatttttttcGTGGAAAAATAATAAGGAATAATTTTTATCTCCGTAACAGAGACGAGCAGGGGATCAAAATTGATATCCTCTGCGGTGACAGGAATGGAGacggggatatcaatcccctccccgcccctccctaTTGCCATCCCTATATTAGATTGTCCCTTCTGTTCTTTTTAACTGATCTATCAAGAAAGCAACCATTTTTCCATTgaaaacatatttcaaaattatcaaataattttttatttcatttttcgtTGTCTCACAGAGTAATATATTCTTGACATTAAGTGTTTTCTCTATTATGCTAACTGTTTTTTACTGGACTTAAACTAGAAGTGGGGTTCTTCCGTGCAAGACTAATCAGAAATGTCATCGATGTAAGTATGCCTAAGAAATccattatgtataaataaatttattgacaCATTGATCACATGTAAATCTCTGTTTTCTATGCATAAATTGTCTCTACTTAGCCGAAAACAACTTAGAGCTTCTTGCTAAGCTGGTCTTGCACATTTTCTTCGTTTCGTAGATTGGCGCTCTTTCTACATTGATTGCGGTGGAAGTAATGTAAAAGAAAATGGCAGCACATTTGAAGGAGATGGAGAAGTTGAGGGTGGTGCTGCAACTTATTATTCAAATGATCATTGGGGATTTAGTAGTACTGGAGACTTCagtgatgataataatgaaCAAAACAAGAAATATGTTGTTGAACATGTGCTCTCATCagacatttcaaaattattcattaatgCCCGCAAAGCTCCTCTTTCGCTTACTTATTTTGGATATTGCTTAAAAAATGGGAATTATGTTGTCAGTCTAGACTTCGCTGAGATCCAGTTCACAAATGACAACAAATATGGAAGCCTTGGAAGGCgcatatttgatatttatgttCAGGTAAATAATCACAATCAAGAAACACCTTTTCATTTTTGGGTCAATAATGCTGTGTCAATTGTATCTTTTTTCGATATATCTTGTTACACATGATTGTAAGTACGGGCCAAGTTTCAAGGTGCTATGTTCTTGAAGCTAACAGTTTTGGGTCATAGGTTCAGCTAGAGTTTGTTCCTCACAGGAAAGGACAAACTAAAAAGGTTTCACCGGATTTCCATGTTACAGGACAAACAAGTCGAGAAGGATTTTAATATAGAAGCTGAAGCTTCAGGGGTTCTAAAGCCAGttacaagaaaatataatgCTACTATCACGGATAACGTTTTAGAGATCCGTTTTTATTGGGCTGGCAAAGGGACTAATGCTCATCCTGTACGCGGAGTCTATGGCCCCCTCGTATCAGCAATTTCTGTGGTGGATCCTAGTGAGTGATTTCTTCTCTTCTAATTTCACATAATACAGTCTTGTTCAAACAATGTCATGTAAAAGCTACTGTTGTTGAAATGCCtcgaaaattatataatacccATTTGCTGGTAGAGGCAACAGATATCAGAATCATATAACAGAACTAGATATAACAAATGTGAGAATATGCAACTTAGAGCATATATTactgaaattatatattttgtcgTAATTTGCTCAAATACATGTGCACTTGAATCAAAGAGTTGACATTTCCCCTGTTTCATCCAATTTTTATCACAAGAgaataagtaataataatttcttgGTGGGTTTTCTTGGGCAGCCTACAAACCTGCGAAGAAGATTGCAGGAATCATAGCAGGTGTTGTTGTAGGATCATGTCTCATAATCTTGGCACTGGGTATCCTTGCTTGGAGATACTATTCCAGAATCAGGAGGCGCAAAGGAAATGGTTTGGTCTTCTTTAATCTTGTAGGATAGTTATTGCAACCATGTTCAACTTTTTTTCTCGAAAGTTTGAACTTGGAAAGACTATGTCATTTGGGTGATGATTTATCTACAAAAATCTTATGGTGGCTAGCAACTATGAGTTTGTTATCTTAATGTAGCTATTTCTCTTTCATTCTTTGGGCAGATGTTTTAGAAGGATCAGATTtgaaaacaatttcttttacctTGAAACAAATTAAAGCTGCCACTAACAATTTTGATCCTGAGAACAAGATTGGAGAAGGTGGTTTTGGACCTGTTTACAAGGTATACAATTTAATCTTTAGGGCCACAATTATATTACTCTTAATAACTTTCTCCAATGATCTGCTTAAAATATTTACACTTTCTTTTCCTGTATAGGGTCAATTATCTGATGGTACTATAATTGCTGTGAAACAACTTTCTTCAAAATCAAAGCAAGGAAACCGAGAATTCTTGAATGAGATAGCCATAATTTCCTGTTTGCACCACCAGAATCTTGTAAAACTTCATGGATGTTGTATTGAAGGGGATCAACTATTGCTAGTTTATGAATACATGGAGAATAACAGCCTTGCCCGTGCTTTGTTTGGTAAGTTGAATCTGCTGCATCTACTTATTGATGTGAAGGTTCATTCTCGCTTGTTTGTTTTAAGGTCATATCTATATCTTgaaattaattgtttgttttaaggTCATGAAAATTGTCAATTGAAGCTAGACTGGCCAACTAGACAAAAGATCTGTATTGGGATAGCTAAAGGTTTAGCTTTTCTTCATGAAGAATCAAGGTTCAAAATTGTTCACAGAGACATCAAAACTACCAATGTTTTGCTAGATAAGGATCTAAACCCCAAAATATCGGACTTTGGGTTGGCTAAGCTTGATGAGGAGGAGAAAACCCATATTAGCACTCGAGTTGCTGGAACAATGTAGGCTAATCACATGTCTCTCTTGTCAAGCTGAAAGTTTATAATGTCATTGTTTCAGTATAAAACACTAAATATTTTGAACATATATGCAGAGGATACATGGCACCAGAATATGCACTTTGGGGTTATCTGACTTACAAGGCAGATGTTTACAGTTTTGGAATTGTTGCATTAGAAATTGTTAGTGGGAGAAACAACAAGAGTTATGGTCCAGCTGAGGATTGCAGTTGTCTTCTAGATTGGGTAAGAAACTAACATTCTATTACGTGTTGATGATGGATGTTATATTAGTCCTTAATGGCGTGTCTTTTGCAGGCTTGTAAGTTGCAGCAAGAAAAGAAGATAATGGAGCTAGTAGATCCAAAGCTGGGATCAGAATACAACAAAGAGGAAGCTGAAAGGATGATAAGAACATCTCTAGTGTGTACAAATGCTTCACCAACATTAAGGCCAGCTATGTCCGAAGCTGTAAGCATGATGGAAGGGAAAACAGCGATCCCAGATTTCACACCTGAAGTAGGTAGTCACAGTCAAGATTTGAGGTTCAAAGCCATAAGAGACTTCCATGAACTGAACCGCAGTCAAACTCAGCATCCAACACCACCCCAGGACCTCTACACAATTGATGATGAATCATATTTGAGGTATAAATTTGCTACAGATGGGAATTCAGATGTTCTACTTTCAGCATCTACGCCATCACGGTCTGGCTCTTCAAACATCAATACCAGTGTCTAGTATAAAGAACCTTACAGGTACTGTCTCTCACTTTCTCTTTATCTATCTTTTGGTCGTAAACTTCGTTAACATTTAGGAGGCAATGTATCAATAGCATATTTGTTGCTGTCCCAGAAGCTCAATTTAACAGTAGAGGACTGAATTAGTATTAAATCTTTGAAGAAATGTACCAACATTTGTACTCATATATGCATGTGATATGGAATCTGTTCTCtttagatttgagtttgatttatgttacatgttttGCCAATTCTGCCAAATAGAAAGGAGAGTTTCAGGATCCAACTTTTTCTCTGATACCATATTATTACTTGTCTGAAAAGCAACATCTAGTAGTTAAGGACtcaaaaaatattagattattCCATCTTGAAGCAAGAAAACAATGAGTTTCAATTGTAATTTGGTTCTTTATCATGTGAatgtaatttaatatgtaaGGGTGGATTCATGCCGAACTCAATGTTGATTCGAGTTCAGCTCAAAtctattattcttaattttagtgTTGGTAGATAATGTTGTTGGAAGGTAGCTAATGAGGTAAACAGTCTTACAGATGAGATAAGTAGAATTACTTGTGATATGAACAATGTCGTCAAAAAGACAAACGAgcaatatttaaattgaattattgagCTAATGCTCCAactttattttagattattcgAGTTGAATGATGGATTCAACCGAGCCAAAATCACCTTTATATATCCCATGAAAGACCCTTTTAATTGGTTCTCATTGTTTATATCAttcctttaaaattttccaCGTTATCTGTATATAATCACAtggataaaatgaaaataagacaCCTAACTGAAATGACAACACTACCCACCAAAATAtggcccttttttttttttttaaatttatactagtaaattaattgTTCTCTCATGAGACATgcccaaataaacaaaattatatataagagtaGTTTCGGCAAATAATATTATAGCTCATCGTTTGGATTCCCATAAACATCGAAGCCCAATGGTGTTCTTCCTTTGGTCTAGGGCTCTATGAATTTTGTTGAGCTAGAATGAACAATTTctacttaatttaattaataaagaacATGGAACGTGTTTTAAGTAGAAGAGATATGAAGAATCTCAAAAGCAAAGAATAAAGTTAATTGTTCAaaatctaactaaaattttgatcttttttacttaaaaaaataaataatttgaaccatatcttaaaaaaaaataaagaataaactcaaattaaactattttttatttgaactaaacttgGGTTAAGGGGTGTTTAGGTTTGACCAGGTCACATCCACCCttaattataatctaaaaatttgaacCATAACTTTAGATATGGAATATGAAGTATGGCGATCAAAGAAACCAGTATTATTATCAACAAATGTGATTGATGGGAGTCAAAGTCTGAAATTTAGTATTCACAGTTGGATTTTTATGAAGAAATTATTgccaaaattaataagaaatggAAAGGCATTGACACTTTCCTAGTTACTCAAGTTATTTGATTCATGCATTAATGGCTACCAATTTTCCATGATTCAATAATGCAAAATAACACCCACCAGCAGCCCTAGAAAACAAAAGCCGTTTAAATCCTTAAACACACAaaagaatgagataaatttattttaaggaAACCATGGGTTTTACAGACCTCGATGTTTGacctaaatttattataaaattttatttgcccattatatttaaggttttttttactcttaatcttGAAATcggtatatttaattatgaattcgattgtattttaattatatttttatatatatgatatatttgtttttattaaaataatatttttttaacactttGACTAGGGCGTCGACTACATTATCAACCTTTAATTAAATGTTCTACTCTGCAACTGTATGATAAACTAATTTGCCAATTAGAGTAGCAGAAAATTTATTGCCCACATTATCAAGGCacaagttgaaaaaaaaaataatgtctcAGAAAACTACTTGAGCAACAAAATTGAATGAGTCTACCtctatctttttaaatttcattattaaatttgaaggaATGCAAGACAGAGACacacaaagaaatttctttATTGAAGTAGTCGAcctcttttttttattgaatatcaCTAtggaaaaataagaatttttttttattacaactaTATCCTCACTTTCTAAGGAAtttacattaacaaaataacaaaattatccctttatcaaattatcaacataacttttaattttctgatctttaaacatttttaaaaactgaTCAAGTTTGAAGCTGATTATAGCATAATCAGATTTGTAAAAGGATTCTAGAAGCTCTATTTTTTAGCTTttgaaacaaatatatattatactcaaaacatatttgaataaatatatttattacataTGATCCGTTGCGGTTCATGATTTGCCAAATACATTTACAAAAAGTAAGATAAAAAACtattgtgaaaataaaaactaggaaatattatcacaaatattcataatttgtcAAATACATTTGCATAAACAAATGAGAAACCGTGTTCATGGTCGGCCTACAATTTGGATTGGAATCCAAACAATCAATTGCTAGCTTTATGACAACCATCAGTTGATCTTGACTGGTAGGCGGAGGAGGTGGAAGGCGTTGGTACAAAACATTGTTCAACAAAATGTTCTCCCAAGTGAAAGGAGATGATAGAGAAGGAATGACATCACCTGGATGTTTTCCcttgatcacttctaatgctaGCACTCCAAAGCTATATACATCACATTTCTCAGTTACCTTCATCGTGTAAGCCAATTCTGCAAAGTGAAAGACAATTCATGAGAACACAGGTCGTAACTGTTTTTAATGCatctaattaataaatcaaacaatagcaaatgaattatatatacctGGTGCAATATATCCATATGTGCTTGCAACTTGTGTCCAATTCGATGAGTCTGGCTCGAGAAATTTGGCAATTCCAAAGTCTGAAACATGAGCTTCATAATCTGAATCCAACAACACATTTTTGCTTGATATGTCTCGATGGACTATTGGTGGGGAGCAACCATGGTGTAGGTAGGACAAGGCTTCAACCacatcttttaaaatatttagtcTTTTACCCCAATCCAATTCTCTTGCTGGAGCTTCATTACCCAAGAATGTGGCCAAACTACCTCTTTCAAGATGCTCGTACACCAAAAAAGAGTGTTGAGAATATATACAAAAACCGAAAAATTTCACAATATTTCGATGTCGTATCTCTGTTAATGTTCTTATTTCATTCAAAAACTCTTTTTGGTCATTTATCTCATTAGAATGAAATGAGTGAGATTTCTTTATTGCCAAAATAACCTTTGGTAGAAGTTGTGCTTTGTAAACACTTCCAAATCCACCACTCCCGATGCAATACTTGGCATCAAAATTCTCGGTTGGACTCacaatttcttcaaacaatattttcccaTCAAAATTTAGtaccgaaaaaaaaaattatctttattcaCAATTCTGCATTCGTTCTGTAACTCTTGTTTTTTTCtccaaaaacaaaagaacattATCGTCACGACAATTAAAAGAGCAAGTACTCCTAAAGCagcaaaggaaatttctaaccATTTTCCTAAGATGTGTCTGCATGAAATGAAAGCGCTACAAGGTGGCAGTCCACTAACATTGCCACACAATTCTTTGTTCCCTTGTAATGCTTCAATTGGAGCATCTCAAAATGCATTGTTGTTAGGAATTGGACCTTGTAACCCGTTATAAGATATGTTCTTCAACTCTCAATTTTGAAATcgttatatttaatattaaaatgtttgtattttaattatattaatttatataatatatttatggtTAAAACATAAATCTTTTGTTAAGACCTTGACTAGGTCGGACTACATTATCAAGCTTTAATTATATGTCATACTCTGCAACTACATGAGAAACCAATTTGCCAATTAGAGTTACACAAAATTTATTGTCCACATTATCAAGGAGCAAGTTgccaaaaaaattatgtctcAGAAAACTACATTAGCAACGAAATTGAattagtcaaatttgaattagtcTATCactttaaatttcatttttaagtttgaatgaATGCAAGACAgagacaattaaaaattttc harbors:
- the LOC123192977 gene encoding probable LRR receptor-like serine/threonine-protein kinase RFK1, encoding MFFKHLLVVSILSLCFVVKQLYVDAKLPQSEVDVLNQIVKTMGATNWTFDADTACEIHEKSPVTEVTKNISCILGPDGSTHRISVIEFKRYDLSGVLPPELNQLPNISKVDFAYNYLNGSIPVEWASMQLNFISLFGNRLSGNIPSHLGDITSLTFLDIEANQFSGTVPTQLGKLVNLETLRLSSNRLTGNLPNEFSQLTNMTNFRINDNNFNGSIPEFIQNWSQLERLEILGSGLKGPIPSSISLLENLQQLKISDIDGTNQAFPVLSKNAHLRRLTLRNCHISGEIPKYIWGMNNLRVLDVSFNNLTGELPNVPIPKDLLFIFLTGNFLRGDIPESILVKGSNVDLSYNNFNQPTSEHPACQSMQSQELNLNLFRSYSAANNLSGVLPCKTNQKCHRYWRSFYIDCGGSNVKENGSTFEGDGEVEGGAATYYSNDHWGFSSTGDFSDDNNEQNKKYVVEHVLSSDISKLFINARKAPLSLTYFGYCLKNGNYVVSLDFAEIQFTNDNKYGSLGRRIFDIYVQDKQVEKDFNIEAEASGVLKPVTRKYNATITDNVLEIRFYWAGKGTNAHPVRGVYGPLVSAISVVDPTYKPAKKIAGIIAGVVVGSCLIILALGILAWRYYSRIRRRKGNDVLEGSDLKTISFTLKQIKAATNNFDPENKIGEGGFGPVYKGQLSDGTIIAVKQLSSKSKQGNREFLNEIAIISCLHHQNLVKLHGCCIEGDQLLLVYEYMENNSLARALFGHENCQLKLDWPTRQKICIGIAKGLAFLHEESRFKIVHRDIKTTNVLLDKDLNPKISDFGLAKLDEEEKTHISTRVAGTIGYMAPEYALWGYLTYKADVYSFGIVALEIVSGRNNKSYGPAEDCSCLLDWACKLQQEKKIMELVDPKLGSEYNKEEAERMIRTSLVCTNASPTLRPAMSEAVSMMEGKTAIPDFTPEVGSHSQDLRFKAIRDFHELNRSQTQHPTPPQDLYTIDDESYLRYKFATDGNSDVLLSASTPSRSGSSNINTSV
- the LOC123192108 gene encoding MDIS1-interacting receptor like kinase 2-like; this encodes MVRNFLCCFRKIVSPTENFDAKYCIGSGGFGSVYKAQLLPKVILAIKKSHSFHSNEINDQKEFLNEIRTLTEIRHRNIVKFFGFCIYSQHSFLVYEHLERGSLATFLGNEAPARELDWGKRLNILKDVVEALSYLHHGCSPPIVHRDISSKNVLLDSDYEAHVSDFGIAKFLEPDSSNWTQVASTYGYIAPELAYTMKVTEKCDVYSFGVLALEVIKGKHPGDVIPSLSSPFTWENILLNNVLYQRLPPPPPTSQDQLMVVIKLAIDCLDSNPNCRPTMNTVSHLFMQMYLTNYEYL